One genomic window of Prinia subflava isolate CZ2003 ecotype Zambia chromosome 27, Cam_Psub_1.2, whole genome shotgun sequence includes the following:
- the LOC134562302 gene encoding olfactory receptor 14J1-like, translating into MFNSSSISHFLLLPLAHTRQLQLLHFCLFLAISLAALLANGLIISAVACGHLLHSPMFFFLLHLALSDLGSILTTVPKAMHNSLWDTRSISYEGCAAQLFLFVFFISAEFSLLTIMCYDRYVSICKPLHYGTLLGSRACAHMAAAAWASGFLNALLQTANTFSLPLCHGNALGQFFCEIPHILKLSCSKSFLRELGLIVFSICLGFGCFVFIVFSYVQIFRAVLRIPSEQGRHKAFSTCLPHLAVVSLFLSTGTSAYLKPPSISSPSLDLALSVLYSVVPPALNPLIYSLRNQELKAAVWRLMTGGFQKD; encoded by the coding sequence ATGttcaacagcagctccatcagccacttcctcctgctgccattggcacacacgcggcagctgcagctcctgcacttctgcctcttcctggccatctccctggctgccctcctggccaacggcctcatcatcagcgccgtagcctgcggccacctcctgcacagccccatgttcttcttcctgctccacctggccctcagcgacctgggctccatcctcaccactgtccccaaagccatgcacaattccctctgggacaccaggagcATCTCCTATGAaggatgtgctgcacagctgtttctgtttgtatttttcatttcagcagagtTTTCCCTCCTGACCATCATGTGCTACGACCgctacgtgtccatctgcaaacccctgcactacgggaccctcctgggcagcagagcttgtgcccacatggcagcagctgcctgggccagtggCTTTCTCAATGCTCTGCTGCAGACggccaatacattttccctgcccctgtgccatggcaatgccTTGGGCCaattcttctgtgaaatcccacacatcctcaagctctcctgctccaaatccttCCTTAGGGAACTGGGGCTCAttgtattttccatttgtttaggatttggctgttttgtgttcattgttttctcctatgtgcagatcttcagggctgtgctgaggatcccctctgagcagggacggcacaaagccttttccacctgcctccctcacctggctgtggtTTCACTGTTCCTCAGCACAGGCACATCTGCCTACCTGAAgcccccctccatctcctccccatccctggatctggccctgtcagttctgtactcggtggtgcctccagccctgaaccccctcatctacagcctgaggaaccaggagctcaaggctgcagtgtggagacTGATGACTGGAGGATTTCAGAAAGATTAA